aacctgTTCTCTTTTGAGATTCTTATGGCACCTCAATTCCCTTGGTGTTTACTGGGCCCTGCCTGGAGTTATTCCAACTCACTGATAGGAACATCTTCTTGAGGCTCCAAGCCCTTCAGTCAATAAAACATGAGATTTGGTCTAAATTGTCTACCTTAAATGTTCCAGGAATGCCCAGACACCTTAACACTTCCAGACTGGTGAATATGTCTACAAAAGGAGGCATCAGCACAGTTGCTGGACTCCTGTTGGAAGAGACCCTTCCTGCTGCTGCAAAGGAGGTGTGTCCtgcaattcactctgtagaccagggtgacctcaacatcaaatatctgcctgcctctgcctctcaagtgcagggtataaaggcttgtaccaccaccacctagacaaacatatacttaaaaaaatcttttgaaaaatcaaTAATGAAAAAACATCAGGCAaacaaacatagaaacaaaatgtCAACTAAAGCTACAGACCTCAAATGAATATGCCAGGATCAATGTACTGCATACAATGTTATCATGACCTTGATATAAAAAAGCTTCTGGCAGGTAGTGCTGGTACACACCCTTAGTCCCAGTACCATTATGGAGAGGAAggaatatctctgtgagtttgaggccatcaggGTATCTgtggtgagttccaagacagcctgagctacagaaaaaaaaaccctgtctcaataaagaaaatgggAAACTAAAAAAGATGCAGACCCAGTCCCCACAGAACAGTTGTTTTGAGACATTGCTTAGCAAAGAGGAACATGGTGTCTTGGAACTATATTCTGTCTAAGTATGTGACCAAGCCACCTCAGATAGTCAATGGGTTCTCCAGGGGGGGAATGATGATCAAAAatcaaaagacaattagacaacattataacatGACTGCAGCCAATTCTGATGCTGAAGTAAATTTACATTTTCCCAGTctgtttttataccattttaatgatATGCAAGTAATAAGATAATTTCTAGGTTAAGGAAATAGTAAGGTAATAAACAAAAGTACCAAGATCACTGTTTCTAGAGGCATATTAGGATGATCAACATATCTGAGACTAATTTTCTGAACATGTCCAATGTAAAATTACTGCCAAGTTTCTAGAAGTGTTCCTAAGagctctccacaaggatgtcGTCTGGACTTCTtttcagattgcttttttttcacattaattttcaaaaatatgaggGGCAAGCAGtattacaaaacaaaacgaaatttttttttcttagttggtTTTAAGGTAGTCAGTCAGCAAAGATGTTCTCTATTGGACTCTAACAGAACACTGAGTTTGAGTTTCCTACTCATACATTGGGGAAAAATTGAAACCAAACCCAATACTTGGATGTGGCAGCTACTTCCCTTGCACCATCTTCTTCTCCCATAGGTCCTCTTCCAATCCAAATCCAATGAAACCTAAACCACCTCTATGTCTCTTATGCTCagttattggctgttggcatctttatttaccaatcagaaataacttggggagaGAATCACAGGTCTACATGCAGACTCCAATTCTTGGGTGGGTGGTGAGTCTACCTTTAGCATTACAACAGACAGCAAGACAAAACCTCAAAAATTCCCCTTTTTTATTCAATAAATGGCtcctttctcatatatatatatataaatatatatatatatatatatatatatatatatatatatatatatatatattgaataacaTTGTGACAATTATGAAAATCATAAGGTATGACATGCCTATAATGTCCAGTCCATTATATTTGGCAATttagaaaaagtatttattttctcatctgtGCTAACTTAGTGAGATTACAATTCTGTACctttccagcattctctccccctcttctataGGAGTACCCAAGCAGCATCCACTCTTCTGctctgggtgtctgcatctgtctgagtcagatgctatttggagcttctcagagtgtgaggagccgccctcacagtcgccattacaagatggcgctgacatccgtttcTTGTAGTAAAATGTGTGCAGGCATCAGGGTATCGTTCCGTTACCTGAACCCTGCCTCTCTCGTGGTGTTAACTGACTGATAGTAGGCAGCTAATCCCAGTGGTGAACGTCTCCAACCGTTTTttcgcagcctataaaagggaagggttttctgctctctgggtctcctctcctgaagctgatcatctatctctcgagatgtattaaagctgtactgcagaaggatccgagtggcctgcgtgcgttttgctggcgagatggtagtgTGGGTCATCAGAGGGCAACTGTACTAGACTTGTGTCTGCAAGCAGattagaatatcattaatagtgcgaGTGACTTATACTTGCCCATGGGATTGATTTCAAATTTGACCCATTATTGGTtggtcctcagtctctgctccatctccacaTCCCACCCAAGTCTCTCTTTTAAAAGTGTCTTAGATAGGGTCTTacaactgtgaacagacaccatgaccaaggcacgtCTTATAAAGACAGCActgaattggggctgacttacaggttcagaagttcagcccattatcatcaaagtaggaacatggcagcattcagacagacatggtacaggagttgctgagagttctacaccttcatctaaaGTCTGCTACCACAATACTTGCttcaaggcagctaggatgacattcttaaagcccatacccacagtgacacacctactccaacaagaccacacctactccaacagaaccATACCTacgaatagtgccactccctgggccaagcatatacaaaccatcaaaatGTCATCCTCTTCATATATTAAAGAGCTCACACTGAAGGAGACCTTGAGCTACTGGCTCTTTCTCCTTCAATAGGAGAAGATTTACTTTGGAGTAAGACCTTGAAGTTCATGGAGTGTGTGAGCTATAGAGACAGCTTAATGCCTGGCAGCAGAAATGACTGCCATAGTGGCCTTTGTGATATAGCCATCACCCATACGTTGACATAAACATGGATATATAAGCTATGGGGGACAGATATGTGAGAGGGGTCAGTAGCCATGTTGTTCTTGTAATCTGCATAAATCCCTTTCAAGAGGTCTATCACTACTAGTCTGTGGGACTGAAGCTTGCACACTGTTGGGAGGTGGTATGTGTCATGTCACATAGTATTCGAAGCATAACATGTAGGACTTCATGTATAATCCTTCAAGGATATCAGGTGTAGAATAAGCACATTACAAGTTGCCACAAATATAGCCAAACATGATGTTTAATTAGTAAAAATTGAGGGCAGCAAACCCAAGAAGGCTGTTATGGTTAGCCctgaggctaattatatttgatgttaattcttttCTCCTGTGAGGAGTTAGGAAGAAGGACAGAGTCAGCACTTAGATGACTACCTGTATTTTTGCTtcccatcttaatttgtaaaataaacaagagctgatgattgggaagATAAAGGGAATTTGGAGCAGAaggtaggggaagagaaagaaggataaaaaggaagaggaagaaggtgcagagtaggatgaagaagaagaggagcagaAGCAAATGGCTTGGTGAAACAACAAGTTATATAGGGTCACTTGATGTTGAAGATGGTAATGTagtagtagatctgcccaatctaggcacacagcatgtattcatattaattgtgttatgttttcattgcctaggcatatttgggatggagatttactgcaacagaagGCTCTTAGTACTGTGCTGTGAGAGATGAGGGCGCACAGGCAGTCTCCAGCCTTCTCTGGCTATGTCTTTGTAgggaaatatttaaatgtttctgGCTACACAGAGCAGaaagtggagaaagaagagatgaTAATCCGTTAACCTGGAACTCAAAGTCAGTCATTACTGTCTGGTCAAAGTAAGAATCTCTTCAAAGACAAGGAATAGGCATTGGCCAAACTCTGGATTTATAACATATAGAAGAAATCAGATTCTTgtgatggttttaaaaataatttcttttgtacTGGACCATTTCTTTTATTAAGCTTTCGGTAAGCAGAATTTCTGTGCCCTCTACTGtgcataaattataaaatgtgagAGACTTGTTgtagttgatgttgttgttgttggttttgtagtGTGATTCTGGGTgactatgtgtagccctggctgtcatggaagtctctctgttgaccaggctggactcCAACTCAGAGATATTTCTGTTTATGCCACAAAGCTGCTTCAATTAAAGGCCTGCTCCACCACTGACCCATATGGTAGATGTTATTTAATGTATAAAACCAAGAAATCACTGTAGGCATGATAATGAATACCTTCACTGTTTCTAATGTGACCCCATATTTCACTTCTTTCCTAACTGATTATCAGGGTGTTCATTGATTTGTTTTCCCCTTTCAGAAgaacttgtaaataaaataatcatcatTGATGCATGTCTCATTTCTACATGTGAGTCTTTACCTTCTAGATATGATGGAACGAGAAAGTCAACAATGAAGGAACATACTACCTACATATATCAAGAGAAGGCACATAGGAAATGACATACAAAGCTGTTAGACAGCCCATTGTTGAGTGGGAGAGATAAAAACATGAGGAAGAGGCATCACCCTTTTCTTGGGGACTCCTTGGGCACAGGAAACTGTTCTTGGATTTACTGGTTTGATTAATCTCAACAGGTTTCAAATTTGGGACCATGCTTTGTCCTGAGATGGTATTTTGGACAAATACTGTCTAGGGTCTTAAGAGGTGAAGATGTTCTGTTTTCTCAGAGTCATTGCTTTGACTGTGAGAGCTTTTCTCTATGAAGGCCATTTGGCCTTTCACAGGACCAGTCAGCCTTCTTGAGGAAGCCATAGGTGTTGTTATGTCACGTCAGGAAACAGATGAATGGCTCCATGCTTATCAGTCTTACACACTGACCAATGTGTCATGTTTGTATGACTTTCATTCCCTCACCCTGCTCACAGGCACTTTCTCTGTTCAATGAGTCTTTTCAATTTTTGCCACTAATATACAGAATAAGAGTCTTGTTAATATGTTGTATGTCCATTTTAACAAATGGAGTTCATCATTTTAATTTACGTGGATTTCCAGGCCTCTCTCCCTTTTACTTGTTGGATTGCTGTTTTGTGTTTCAGTGTATAAGGGAGAGCAGGTatgcatgtagagatcagaggacaatcctAAGCCATTGTTTAGTACAGACCTCTGACTTTCTGATATTGTGGAATGCCAGGGTAGCTGGTCTACAAACTTTTGAGAATTTACCTGTGCCCCCAAACTCTCAACAGGAGCACTAGGACTCTAGACACATGCTAACAAGTCTGGCTTTACAGgggttctgggagtcaaactcaggttccCAATAATGCACTGAAGCATTCTACCCATTGAACCTTCTTCCAAACACTTCACTCTTTCTTCATTTTGGGCATTAACTTCTATCTCTTTccccatttaatttttttgtatattattaagttctgagtttcttttaaagatttatttattcatgttatgAACATGAGtaaactgttgctgtcttcagacacagctgaAGTGGGTCACAGATGGTTTTTATgctccatgtggttgttgggaattggacttagaacctctgtaagagcagccagcattcttagttgctgagccatctcttcagccccttggtttgtttttgaggtagggtctcagagTGTAAACTTCACTGTCTTAGAAACTGCTATATTAGCCAGGTTGTGTCAAATGATAAATGTCACTATCAGACCAAGATTATCTGAGAAGCACACCCATGTGATCTCTGCTCTACTCTCCTGTTATAACTGGACACAAGGATTTCATAGTCTTGTGATATAGCCCAGAGACATCGCATGAGGGAAGTGTTTCTCCACTTCTTTTCTATCCTGACGACCTGGTGAATCCTGTGGCTACTTACATgctattttccctctgaaaatcctagTCTCCAGAGTCTCACAGAGCTCCAGTAAACTGAGCATGCGGGCTcacatctataatctcagcacttgggaggaagagacacatgaatctctgtgagttcaaggccagcctggtctacacagcagcaAAAATTTCTATACAGcagcaaaaattaaataaaaatgagatcAGAAAGGCTCTCTCATGATCACCTGTCTAAACAGAAGCAGTCACCCTGCTCTCAGTGACTATACAAGTCATTTCTCTTAGTATCTCCTGGATCCCCTGAAGACCTTGTTCATCACATAGTCACAGGTCACAGAACAGAGTTGCAAGCTTTTATTAGAATCAGTCTAAGAGACTGAATGATGAAGGAACAGTATCAGGAATCCAACTTcaggaaagaaagaggacagGTCAGCAAGATGGCACGTGGATCAGACATGTTGCAAAGATGGGTACCCAAAACACATTAACATCTACTCTCCTAATAGCCTGGAAATATAGTCTAATATGGATCTTATATTGTCAACTTCATAGTTTGACTGGGATTCTTGGCTGGCAATCATGGCTTCCTGGAAAACAAAAATGCAGAGAGGGACAGTTTTGTCTACAGGCAAGGTATAAGACCTCAGCAGGGCTCCTCAAACACCCACAAAGAAAATGCTCCTCATGCACAGCAAAGAAAATCCCATGCAGTGATTCAGGTCTCCAGTAACAAATTCTGCCTCAAGGGAACTTGATACCACTCACAACCTTCAGGAGGAAGCCTGAAAATCACCATAGCCAGCAGGGAAGATGTGGAAAAGGTTCTGGAAAATATGATGGGAGCTAGGGCTAGAGCAGGAAAGTAGAGCTGAGAATGAGTTTGTTGATATCTCCCACACCTGAGTACCTCTCTCCAGGCACATTGGCTGTGTAGCCATGTTAAAAATATGTCCTCCATGTGAACTTGTGAGGGGAAAATCAATTTGGATAGCACTATGGTTTTTCAAGATCTGATACTCAAGTAAAATACTTTGGGAAATAGGGTGAGAGCTGCACTGTTCAAAATATACATGTCTGCAATCCAGTTATGCTTGAAACAAGAGAGGACAAGAGACAACAGTGGTGAGCAACTGTAGGCACTCCCAGGGGTGGGTATGACATTTTAGATGTGGTGGGAGGTTTTGTTATAGCACAGATGATGCCCCCAGAAATGGGATTCATCGATGGCTGGGGAATAATAGACCCCTGCCATGTTCCAAAATAGACACTGGAGAGAAATTTCAAGCATCTTAGACTAAAGCTGGGGGTACCAAACCTGTGCAGAGGCCACCCGAAGGACTACCCTGTTCCTACTATGGGTGAGAAGCCCATGTTTACCCATCATGTGGGAGTGAACTGCAGGATAGTACAAGGAACAGGCTGGCTGTGTAACTGGCAAGCTGCTTTACGTGTACTAGGGTGGGCAAGGGTTTCACTTCTCATTTGCAGGTCACATGACATGCAGTAATAGTTGCATTTATCACCAGTACACAGCCTTACAACATCTGTTGCATGGGTGAGTGGAGGTAGGCAGAAAATTGCCTTAATTTGAGGTTCCAGTAACATGTTTCTTAAATTTTCCTCTAGCAGCCACAGATTTTTTTCCAAGGCCACCTTTACCTCTGCAGTAGCATTGAATGTCTGGAGTTCTTGATACAATCTTTTTCCAGAGAGAACACTTGCATAGACATTGAAAAAAGGAACAAGTGATTCTGctgcaaacacagagagaaaataccGTTAAAAGAGAATTGTTAAATTGTTAAAAGTCAAAGCAGAGGCTCAGTATTCCTTGTACAATCTACAAATGCCTTAACTGACTTTTCTCATAGTCAAACCCTCCAAAAGGCTTCAGCCTCACAGTAACAGCATGGTTTACATGAAATATTCAGGACTAGCAGAAAAACATCCATGAGTTGACAGACCTTGATATTTGAACTTCACTTAAGCCCAACATTTGCCTCAGCTTCAACTGTGCATTTAAACTCCCTTCATCATGAGTATCATCACCAGCACACCTCTGTCTCCACGCCCCACAAACCCAACAATTTTAACTCAGAGCAGAAAGCATGAATTGTCTTCTGAAGCTCCTTGCCATTGTCCTCCCAAGGATACCTAGGTCTGTCTCAGGGCCCCACTTAGATATCTCCATGGGACTGAGATGGGATGAACAAGGGTACCACTCTCACTTGTCTGGAAGCTCAGTTCTCCAGTCACCAGCAAGGCCAGCAGAAGGGTCCCTTTCATGGTGAAGAGTGCTAAATGCTCCTCTCACAGCAGCTCCTCTTCTTTATAAACCATTATAGCTCTGAGCCCAGCCACACCCTTCTGCAAACATGCCTCCAGGAGTTCCAAACACCATTTGGGATAGAGCCTAGCACCTGTGGATCTCCTTTCAACTTGTATAGAGGCAGCAGCATGGGGGCCCCTCCCACTCTGAAGAACAAACAGCCTGAGACAGCCTGATGTCATCAGTTTCTGGAGAGTTGTTTGTACCTTTGCCAAAGAGGGTTTAGAGCTGATCTTTGCAAGCAGCCCAAGTTCTGAACAAAATGACCTATGGTCCTGTTTTACTTGTCGCCTGTGCTTCCTTGTCAAACTCCTTACCTATTCTTGTTCCCATTGTCCAAACTACTGAGACCTTTGTATTGAAAGGCTGAGGACAAGGAGGCACCATATACCTCTCTGTGACACTCAGCCAGGGTAGTCCCCAGCTGTTTGGCAGTGTGAATATCCTTGGGGGCTAATGATGCTTTTGTACCACAAATTGTGCTTCACTCCCCAGTTGCTCATTCCTTTTGTCATGTTCACCTTGTCCACTCTCAGCTCTGTTAGGAACCATGTCTTAAAGTGGTTTGAACAGTATTGTCCTTGTGGTGAGAGCAGTGAGTGGTACAGTGCGGTATTCAACCCTGAATATGAACTCTGAAGTCCACAACCCCTCAAGGTACTGTGCCTGCTTGCCTGTAAACTACACTGCTCCTCAGAACACAGGAAGTGCTGTGTGTATAGAGTGTCTCAAGTTCAGAGCAACATACTTA
This Mus musculus strain C57BL/6J chromosome 7, GRCm38.p6 C57BL/6J DNA region includes the following protein-coding sequences:
- the Scgb2b15 gene encoding secretoglobin, family 2B, member 15 precursor; the protein is MKGTLLLALLVTGELSFQTTESLVPFFNVYASVLSGKRLYQELQTFNATAEEAMIASQESQSNYEVDNIRSILDYISRLLGE
- the Scgb2b15 gene encoding secretoglobin, family 2B, member 15 isoform X1 is translated as MKGTLLLALLVTGELSFQTTESLVPFFNVYASVLSGKRLYQELQTFNATAEVKVALEKNLWLLEENLRNMLLEPQIKEAMIASQESQSNYEVDNIRSILDYISRLLGE